In Dyadobacter subterraneus, a single genomic region encodes these proteins:
- a CDS encoding purple acid phosphatase family protein has protein sequence MKRRDFVRSTIGASLINPFEKAAQPAVTHIESEDLTGRGIVDDNYALHFMALGDWGRNGEFLQQEVGKQMGQWAGQHRNNFVISVGDNFYPRGVVSEHDPLWHYSFENVYTAYALQCDWYAILGNHDYLTDPDAQIRYSGISRRWKMPSRYYSKEIQIGKEKGKVLFVMIDTNPMIDDELKIDADKQIAWINETLKNASADVKWKIVVGHHPYYTVGPRITNYDTLAIREKLTKTFEEHKVDVYLSGHEHSLQHLKPEGYTHQFISGAGSELSPVKTGVAYSRFQASENGFMYFSMDSKRLNVKAISHTGKMLYETELTKA, from the coding sequence ATGAAACGAAGAGACTTTGTAAGATCTACCATTGGAGCATCTCTGATAAATCCATTTGAAAAAGCTGCTCAACCCGCAGTAACGCATATTGAAAGCGAAGATCTTACAGGTCGCGGCATTGTGGATGACAATTACGCGCTTCATTTTATGGCACTGGGCGACTGGGGGCGCAACGGAGAGTTCCTTCAACAGGAAGTTGGCAAACAGATGGGACAATGGGCCGGTCAGCACCGGAATAATTTTGTAATTTCAGTTGGTGATAATTTTTATCCACGAGGCGTTGTCAGCGAACATGATCCGCTATGGCATTACTCTTTTGAAAACGTTTATACCGCATATGCACTTCAATGCGACTGGTATGCCATTTTGGGAAATCATGATTATTTGACAGATCCCGACGCGCAGATCCGTTACAGCGGTATTAGTCGCCGATGGAAAATGCCTTCAAGATATTATTCCAAAGAAATCCAGATCGGAAAAGAAAAAGGGAAAGTATTATTTGTCATGATTGATACGAATCCGATGATTGATGATGAGCTCAAAATTGACGCCGATAAACAAATTGCATGGATCAACGAAACTTTGAAAAATGCCTCTGCGGATGTAAAATGGAAAATCGTAGTTGGGCACCACCCCTACTATACGGTTGGCCCACGTATAACGAATTACGACACGCTGGCCATCCGGGAAAAACTGACCAAAACTTTTGAAGAGCATAAGGTGGATGTATATCTTTCCGGTCACGAGCATTCCCTTCAACATTTAAAACCGGAAGGTTATACACATCAATTTATTTCAGGAGCCGGATCTGAATTATCTCCTGTAAAAACGGGTGTTGCCTATTCCCGCTTTCAGGCTTCGGAAAATGGATTTATGTATTTTTCAATGGATAGTAAACGGCTAAATGTAAAAGCAATCAGCCATACTGGAAAAATGTTATATGAGACGGAGTTGACAA